A region from the Triticum urartu cultivar G1812 chromosome 1, Tu2.1, whole genome shotgun sequence genome encodes:
- the LOC125510039 gene encoding mitochondrial import inner membrane translocase subunit TIM23-1-like, translated as MADPRMFPSGSNGPEDHAPGRRKYNPYQDLNMPYNYKNLYDLPTSPEFLFEEESAVQRRSWGENLTYYTGIGYLSGAVGGAALGLRDAAAGAEPGETAKIRANRLLNACGSSGRRYGNRLGVIGLMYAGMESGMVAARDQDDWINSVAAGLGTGALFRAANGPRSAAVAGAVGGVLAAAALAGKQLAKRYVQAI; from the coding sequence atggccgaCCCGCGGATGTTCCCATCGGGATCAAACGGCCCGGAAGACCACGCCCCCGGCCGCCGGAAGTACAACCCCTACCAGGACCTCAACATGCCCTACAACTACAAGAACCTCTACGACCTCCCCACCTCGCCGGAGTTCCTCTTCGAGGAGGAGTCCGCGGTGCAGCGCCGATCCTGGGGCGAGAACCTCACGTACTACACCGGCATCGGGTACCTCTCTGGCGCCGTGGGCGGCGCCGCCCTCGGCCTCCGCGACGCCGCCGCGGGCGCGGAGCCCGGGGAGACCGCCAAGATCCGCGCCAACCGCTTGCTCAACGCCTGCGGCAGCTCCGGCCGCCGTTACGGCAACAGGCTCGGGGTCATCGGGCTGATGTACGCCGGGATGGAGAGCGGCATGGTCGCGGCGCGCGACCAAGACGACTGGATCAACAGCGTCGCCGCAGGGCTCGGCACCGGCGCGCTCTTCCGCGCCGCTAACGGGCCGCGGTCTGCCGCCGTCGCGGGCGCTGTCGGCGGGGTCCTTGCTGCCGCCGCCTTGGCCGGGAAGCAGCTTGCAAAGCGATACGTACAGGCAATATGA
- the LOC125510031 gene encoding molybdate-anion transporter-like, giving the protein MEVFYYLVFGGLAAVVAALELGKSGKDRVATPTAFNSFKNNYVLVYSLMMSGDWLQGPYVYYLYSQYGFDKGDIGRLFIAGFGSSMLFGTIVGSLADKQGRKRACITYCITYILSCITKHSPQYRILMIGRVLGGIATSLLFSAFESWLVAEHNKRGFDPQWLSITFSKAIFLGNGLVAIVAGLFANLLADNLGFGPVAPFDAAACFLAIGMAIILSSWGENYGDASEGKDLMAQFKVAAKAIASDEKIALLGAIQSLFEGSMYTFVFLWTPALSPNDEDIPHGFIFATFMLSSMLGSSIASRLLARKMKVEGYMQIVFSISAFTLFLPVVTNFIVPPSEKGGSISFGGSVQLLGFCIFESCVGIFWPSIMKMRSQYIPEEARSTIMNFFRIPLNLFVCVVLYNVNAFPIAVMFGMCSIFLFIAAILQRRLMFVSDLHRSTKAAEMTAEDEPLNP; this is encoded by the exons ATGGAGGTGTTCTACTACCTCGTCTTCGGCGGCCTCGCCGCCGTCGTGGCGGCGCTGGAGCTCGGCAAGTCCGGCAAGGACCGCGTCGCCACCCCGACGGCCTTCAACTCCTTCAAGAACAACTACGTCCTCGTCTACTCCCTCATGATGT CTGGGGACTGGCTGCAGGGGCCCTACGTGTACTACCTCTACAGCCAGTACGGGTTCGACAAGGGCGACATCGGCCGCCTCTTCATCGCCGGCTTCGGCTCCTCCATGCTCTTCGGCACCATCGTCGGGTCGCTCGCCGACAAGCA GGGAAGGAAGAGGGCGTGCATCACCTACTGCATCACCTACATCCTCAGCTGCATCACGAAGCACTCCCCGCAGTACAGGATTCTGATGATTGGCCGCGTGCTTGGAGGCATTGCAACATCGCTGCTCTTCTCGGCGTTCGAGTCGTGGCTCGTCGCGGAGCACAACAAG AGAGGTTTTGATCCGCAGTGGCTGTCAATAACATTCTCCAAGGCTATATTTCTTGGGAATGGCCTAGTTGCCATTGTCGCAGGGCTATTTGCAAATCTACTGGCTGATAACTTGGGTTTTGGCCCTGTCGCTCCATTTGATGCTGCCGCTTGCTTCCTAGCAATAGGCATGGCAATCATCTTATCGTCGTGGGGTGAGAACTATGGAGATGCATCTGAAGGAAAGGACTTGATGGCCCAGTTTAAGGTTGCAGCTAAAGCCATTGCTTCTG ATGAAAAGATTGCATTGCTTGGAGCCATACAGTCACTGTTTGAGGGTTCAATGTACACTTTTGTTTTCTTGTGGACTCCTGCTTTGAGCCCAAATGATGAAGACATTCCTCATGGCTTCATATTTGCCACATTCATGCTCTCCTCGATGTTGGGTAGCTCAATTGCATCTCGTCTATTAGCTCGGAAGATGAAGGTCGAAGGTTATATGCAGATCGTGTTCTCGATATCAGCTTTCACTCTTTTCCTCCCTGTTGTCACCAAT TTCATAGTACCTCCCTCAGAGAAAGGTGGAAGCATCTCATTTGGAGGCAGTGTACAACTTCTTGGTTTCTGCATATTCGAGTCATGTGTTGGCATATTCTGGCCGTCAATCATGAAGATGAGATCTCAATATATCCCTGAGGAGGCGAGAAGCACTATCATGAACTTCTTCCGCATACCACTTAACCTGTTTGTATGTGTGGTGCTTTACAAT GTGAATGCCTTCCCAATCGCTGTCATGTTTGGTATGTGCTCCATTTTCCTATTCATCGCAGCAATTTTGCAGAGGCGGCTGATGTTCGTGTCCGACCTTCACAGATCAACTA AAGCCGCAGAGATGACAGCAGAAGATGAGCCACTAAACCCTTGA